TAAAGCTCGCGGTTCAGCAGGATCTTCGCGTCTTCCTTTGTGAAGTTGATGCCGAGCTGTTCGGCCTTCTTCTCCCACAACAGGAACTCGATGGTGTCGCGGCTCGTGCGGTTCGGCGCGTTGACGAAGAAGTGTGCGCCGTCCGCGGCGAGCCGGTGCCGCTGGAGCCCGAGCAGCGCCTGGAACGCGCGGGCGGCGTCCTTGTCCTCGCTCTTAATATTGGGGGCATTGGAGCCGATGACGAACGCGACCAAGTCCTCGGCCTCGCGGATCGTCTGCCGCGGCGTTTTGTTCCCGAACAGCGGGGTGTCGAGCATCTGCGGGTTGCCGCGGCTCAGGTTCAGGTACAGTTCGGCCTGGCTCGCTTGCTGGGCCATTGTTCGGCCGTCGTCGCTCAGCTTGCTCTGCTGCTGGTTCGCGTACTCCTTCACGGTCCGCCCGGTTTCGTCCGCGGCATACGTCATGAAGGTGTTCGCCATCACGCGGGCGCGGCGAACCCGAACCAGTTCACTGTCCTTGATCGTGGTGCCGTCGAGCTTGCAAGCGGCGTCGCCCCGGCCGCGCGCCCCGAGCCACTTCGTCGCGCGCTCGAAGAAGTCGTTGGCGCCGAACGACAGTGTAAACATGATCATGATGAAGACGGTCAGCACCGCGAACAGCGCCTTTTGGTTCCGCCGGAAAATATTGAACGGATTGTAGGCCATTACTATTCCTCACTTTGCGGCGACCAGTTGGGCGCCGGCGGAAGGCCGGGGGGTTGACAGCCTTCGTAGCACTGTACTAAGGGTGATGGGCGCTTTCGGCCCTCGCCTTTATTCGACCGGTCCACCGATTGTAGTGATTGTCCAGTACGGAACAATTGGAAACGAGTCCACAGTTCGCCCCTCTAATAAGGGGTGATTATCGCCCGCGACATCCGTTGATGGAGTAACCGAGAGTGCCGACCCCCAAGAAAAACGCGGCCGCCGATAAGCCCGCTGCGGCCAAGAAGCCCCGCGCGAAAAAGGCCCCCGCAAAGAGCCCGGCCCCGGACACTCCCGATGCGCCCGCGGCACCGAGTGGTCCGCGCGGCAACTACGACCTAGTCGTGGTCGAATCGCCCGCGAAGGCGAAGACGATCAACAAGTACCTCGGGCCGAACTTCCGGGTGCTGGCGAGTTACGGCCACGTCCGCGACCTCGACACGAAGAAGAAGAAGGGCGAGGACATCGCGGGCATTGATATCACCAACGGGTGGAAGCTCCGCTACACGGTGGACGACGGCAGCAAGGACGCGGCCCGCGGCGGGCGCAAGTTTCGGTCCGCAAAGGACATCCTCGCCGAGATCGGGCGCGAAGCGGCGCGGGCCAACAACGTCTACCTGGCGAGCGACCCGGACCGCGAGGGCGAGTCGATCGCGTGGCACATCGCCGACGAACTGAAGCTGCCCGACGAGCGCACGTTCCGCATCCGGTTCAACGAAATCACCAAGAACGCGGTGACCGCGGCGCTCTCGGGCGCGGAGAAAATTAACGACCTGCGCGTCGCGGCACAAGAAGCGCGCCGGGCGATGGACCGCGTCGTGGGGTTCCCGCTGTCGAACCTCCTCGGCAAGAAGGTCGCGAACAAGCTGAGCGCGGGCCGCGTGCAGTCGGTCGCGGTCAAATTGATCGTGGACCGCGAGCGCGAGATCGAAGCCTTCAAGACCGAAGAATACTGGAAGATCACCGCGCTTCTTGCGGCGCCGGGCGTCCACGTCGCGTGGACCTCGGACCCTGCGAAGTCCAAAATCTTCGCGAAGAAGAAGACCGAAGTCGCGAAGCCGGTCGCGTGGCACAAACCGAGCGAAGAAGACACGCAGGGCGACCCGGACGAACCGGTTGTTGACACCGAAACCAGTGACGCACCGCCCGAACCCGGCGAGGGGGGCGAAGCTCCCGCAACGCCCGTAGCGGACGGCAGCAGCATCCCCACGCCGCCGACGGACTCGTTCCTCGCAAACTTAGTGAAGTGGGACAACGCAGACCCGAAACTCACGAACGAAACCGAAGCGGACGTGGTGGTTGCGTCGCTCGCCGGGGTGCCGTTCGTTGTCACGCGAGTGGAGCAAAAGGACCGGCTCGACCGGCCGCTCGCGCCGTTCACCACTAGCACGCTCCAACAGCAGGCCAACGCCCGGATGAAGTTCAGTGCCAGTCGCACGATGCAGACGGCGCAGAAGCTGTACGAAGGTATCGAACTGTCGGGCATGGGTCAGACGGCGCTCATCACCTACATGCGTACCGACAGCACGCGGGTCTCGAACGACGCGCTCGCGACGGTGCGCGATTTCATCAAGGCGGACGCGCGTCTCGGTGCGAACTATCTACCTGCTGCACCAAACACTTACGCTTCCAACAAGGGCGCGCAGGAGGGCCACGAAGCGATCCGCCCAACGGACGTGACCATCACCCCGGCTCGGGCGCAAGCGGCGGGCTTGGGCGGCGACCAACTCCGGCTCTACGAACTGATCTGGAAGCGGTTCGTCGCGAGCCAGTGCGTGCCGGCGAAACTCAAGGTGACGACCTACGACATCACCGCGGGCCGCGGGCTGTTCCGGGCCAGCGGGCGCGTGATCGCGTTCGACGGGTACCGCCGGGTGCTCCCGCCGGTCGGCAAGCAAGAAGACGCGGAACTCCCGCCGGTGAAGGAAAAGGACGTGCTGAACCGGCTCGACTTGTTCGAGAGCCAGCACTTCACGCAGCCGCCGCCGCGCTTCAACGAAGGCTCGCTCGTGAAGTCGCTCGAAAAGGAAGGCATCGGCCGACCGAGTACGTATGCGAGCATCATCAGCACGATCCAGAAGCGCGGGTACGTTACGCAGGACCGCGGGCGGTTCTTCGCCACCGAGATCGGGAAGGTGGTGACGGACCTTCTGGTGAAGCACTTCCCGGACATTATGGACCTGAAGTTCACCAGCCACTTCGAGGACGAACTCGACGAGATCGAGACCGGGAAGTTCAAGTACCGGGACGTCCTCGACGAGTTCTGGGGGAAGTTCTCACCGACGCTGAAGAAGGCCGACACCGAGATGCCGGTGGCCCGCGAGCTGACCGGCGAAATGTGCCCGAAGTGCGGCAAACCGCTGCAGAAGCGCTACAGCGCGACGACCGGCGGGTTCTTCGTCGGCTGCACCGGCTACAGCGACGATCCGGCGTGTAAGTACATTCAACCGCGCCCGGGTGAGACCGAGCGCGAGGGGCCGATGACCACGGACATTCCGTGCCCCGCGTGCGGCAAGTTCATGGTCCGCAAGGTCGGGCGGTTCGGCGTGTTCTACACGTGCGAGGGGGCGCCGGAGTGCCCCACGACGATGAACGAAAACGCGGAAGGCGTCCGCACCGTCACCGCGCTCCCGACGAAGCACAAGTGCCCGAAGTGCGAAAAACACAACCTGCTTTTGAAGGAGAGCAAGGTCGGCAAGAAGTACGTCCAGTGCCCGGACCCGAAGTGCAAGTTCATCTCGGACGCGGACGCGGACGGCGCCCCGGTGAAGCCCGCGGACACCGGGATCGCGTGCGAGAAGTGCGGTAGTCCGATGGTCATTAAGGTCGCGTGGCGCGGGCCGTTCCTCTCGTGCAGCGGGTTCCCGAAGTGCCGCAACGCGAAGTCGATCAACGCCGAACTGAAGGAGAAGCTGAAGGACATCCTCCCGCCGATGCCGGAGAAGAGCGAGAAGAAGAAGGAAGAAATGCCGGCGGTGGAGATCAGCGACACGTGCCCGGAGTGCGGCGCGGCGATGAAGCTGATGAAGTCGCGCTTCGGCCCGGGGTACTACCTCGGGTGCTCGAAGTACCCGAAGTGCAAGGGCAAGGGCAAGATGACGCCCGAACTCCAGGCGAAGATCGATGCCGCGACTGCCGCCGCAGCACAGGCGCCGGCGTAGGTCGAAAGGCAACTTACCCCCTCCCTAAAGGGAAGGGAGAAAAGGCCATTTAGTGAGCGAGTTCGTGCAAGGATTGTAGAGCCACCCCACCCGCTCGTTGGCACTCGCGGTTCGCCAAGAGACTCAGGCGAACCGCGAGTGCCAACGAGCGGGTGGTAGTTCTAAATGGCCCAGGTAAGGGCGGGGTAGGTCACTTCACATCACGTCGTGTAGAACGACGGGAGCCGCGGCCACAGGTACAGGCTAATCATCATGCAGCCGGCGACGACGGCCGCGAGGCCGCCGATCAGCATCGAGAACACCGCCAGTGTATTCCCGACGAACTTCCCGCCGGATCGTTCCACGGCCCGCATCGCGGCCCCGCCCATGAGCGCCGCGCCGAAGCCGAGCACGAACGGCAGCACGTAAGCGCAGATCTGCACCGAGTAGTTCGCGATCTTCGACCGCTCGGTCGTCGCCAGTACCTTGCGGTCGATGCGCTCGCCGAGCACCCTCGTCTCCCCGCTCACCCACTGGCGCTCGACCCACGTTCCCGGCTGCGCCGGCAGCCCGGCCGACCCGCGGGCCTCGCGCAGTGGGGTGCCGGCGATGTGCTTCTCGGCGTGCATCGATCCGTAGAGCGCCAGCACGCCGGCGATGACCGCTGTCACGATACTGAGCTTGGCCGCGCCGTGAACCGGCGCGCCGCGTGTCGATCCCGTCACCATCTCGGTATGTCCTTGCTGGCTTGGTGCGTCGCGGTCGAGTAAGGTGTGCGGGTCGCACTCTCCCCCGACCCCGGCAACACATGAGTACCGTCCCCGCCGCTCCGATCACCTCGCCGTGGCGCTGGTGGGTGTGCGTTCTGTTGATGCTCGCGACCGTCATCAACTATATGGACCGCATGGCCCTGAACCAGATGGCGAAGGAGATCAAGGGCGCGTTCGGGCTGAACAACGAGCAGTACGGTTGGCTCGAAAGTGTGTTCTCGCTGGCCTTCGCGATCGGGGCGATCGGCACGGGCTACATCGTGGACCGCGCGAGCGTGCGGTGGGTGTATCCGCTGATGGTGGTGGGCTGGTCCTTTGCCGGCATTCTGACGGGGTTCGCCGGTTCGTTCTGGATGCTCCTTACCTGTCGGTTCCTGCTCGGCCTGTTTGAAGCGGGGAACTGGCCGTGCGGCATCCGCACCACGCGCGCGGTGCTCTCACCCGCGGAGCGGTCGTTCGGGAACTCGTTGTTTCAGAGTGGAACCGCGCTCGGGGCGGTCATTACTCCGCTCATGGTGCTGGCACTTCTCCAGCGGGCCGAGGCGAGTGGCGGGACGGACACTTGGCGCCTGCCGTTCCGCGTAATCGGCTGTTTGGGGTTGGTGTGGGTCGCGCTCTGGTTCATTACCGTGCCCAAGCGGATGCTTCACCCTACTGGTGGGGCCGCGCCCGCGCACCAGGGCGCGACGCGCTTCGTCGAAGTGTTCCGCGACCGGCGCTTCTGGGCGCTCGTCGCGATGGTAACGGCGGTGAATTTCACGTGGCACGGGTACCGCACGTGGTTGCCGCTGTACCTCCAGGAGCAGCGCGGCTACTCGCGCGAAGAGATGAGCGCGTTCACCACGGTCTATTACCTCGTCGCGGACGTCGGTTCGTGGACAGTGGGCATCGTCACGCTCGTTCTGTGCAAGCGCGGGCTGGCGATTCACATCAGCAGATTGCTCGCGTTCGGCGGGTGCGCGGCGCTCACGGTTTGCACGGCGAGCGTCCCGTTCCTGCCGAACGGGTGGGGGCTCGAAGCGGGGCTGCTCGCGGTCGCGTTCGGCGCGCTCGGATTGTTCCCGACGTACTTCGCGCTCACTCAGGAATTGTCGTCGCGGCACCAGGGGAAGGTCACCGGTACGCTCGGCGCGTGTGCGCACCTCTCGCTGTTCGTGATGTACCCCATTGAGGGGTGGATTTGCGACGCCACGAAGTCTTACGAATGGGTGCTCGGCGGTGTGGGCGCGTTCCCGCTGTTCGCGCTCGTGGTGATGCTGGTTTTGTGGCCACCGGGATATGAACCGCCTCCGCGGGTGGGAAAATAAAGGTGTTTCGGCTTGTTTAGTTGGGTGAGTGCGTCGTGTACCGGTTCGGTCGGTCGTTCTGATACTCCACAAGCCAGCGACGACACTCGTCGCGGAGGGAGCCGCGGGTTGTCCGGTCGAGCGCATTTTGTTGCCACTTCACAGCCTCAGTAAACCGTCCGCACTCGGCGAGAGCCGCGGCGTAGGCGCTCAGACAGGTTGCCTCGGTCCAGTTCGATAATTTGCACGCGCGCCGGGCTACTTTCACGGCCTCTTTGCCGTTGCGCACGGTTGGATCGAGGGACGTGGCCAGAATCGCGGCCCGTTCCCGGCGCGGGAGCCAATGGTTTGGCGCGAGTGCGATGCTCATGATGGCAGCAGTGTGTGCTCGATCATCGCGCCCCTTGCTGCGGAGATCGAATAAACATTCTAATAGAACGGCAATCGGTTGATTGGTCAGATCGGATTCACCGATCGCGAAAAGTGCGTCGCACGCCTTACGGAAGTCCCCCGATAGGATCAGGTGGCGCGCGAGCCGGGCGCGGCAATGCGCGCTTTCCGGCGCGAGCCGGATTGCTCTCCTGGTATCGGCGACCGCCTTGGAATAGCGGTCGCGCTTGGAATAACACTCGGCGCGGTCCAAGAGCGCCTCGGGGAACGTCTCTTTGTCCTTCGGGTGCGGGGCTTTGAGACACTGTGTGAAACACTCGATTGCTTCGGTCACGCGCCCGGTATTCGCCAGACACCTGCCACGGGCCAGCAGAACGTACCCGTTAAAATGCGACCCCAGGAACGGGTTCCACACGGCGAGATCGTCCAAGGATCGCTGCGCCTCCACGAACGCATCGAGGCGCACCTGGCAGAGCGCGCGTGCGTACAGGGCAAGGTCGAAGGCCGGGTTCAGCTCCAGCGCTCGGGCAAGAGCTGTTTCGGCGCGGGGGTCGTCCCCACGCGAGATGAACAAACAGGCATCTTCGATCAGCGCCCTCGCGTTGTTGGGGTCGTGTTCCCGCGCGAGACGTATCGTTCTGCGAATACGTTTTATGTCTGCCCCGGTTTGGTCGGGCAACTGTCGCAGGAATCTGGCATACTCGACAAAGGCACATGCGTTATCTGGGCACTGTTCCGTCGCGCGCCGGTAGAACTTTCGTGCCTCGGTCACGTCCCCTTGCTTTGAACAGTCGCGGGCGAGTTCTAGGTACGCATCGAGTAACTGTGGGTCGAGTTCGATGGCTCGCTTCAGATCGATGGTGCGCTGGTTCGGATCACGGTCCTCCTCTTCGGTCCACCAATTGGGATCACCAAACGCATGGATACACGCCGCGATCATCTTCGCGCGCAACAGATACGCTTCCGCGTTGTCTGGGTGCTTGGCTATCTCGGCGTCCATCAACTCGATCACTAACGAATCGGGGCCGCACGCGCTCCGCACCCGGGCGCTGAGCATCCGATCCTTTTTACGTGCGTTCCCGTTCCAATTTTCGATACATTTTCCACCCTGGTACAGGTTGCGGCCCAAATAATCGTCGTGCCCTTCTGTTCGCCAATACAGTTCAAACGCCAGTTCCGGAAAATCTGACGCGACCTTGGCGACCCATTTGAGCGCCGGGCGGGACGCGGTGTAAAAGTCGAAATACGCTTCTCTTCCGGCGTCTCTAACAAACTTGGCTCCCAAGACGTATCGGTTGACATCCCAGTTCCTAACTTGCCAGCGTTCAGCGCCTTCGGGCGCGATTTTAGCGAGTAGTTTGGACGGAACGGGAAACAAGTTGTGGAACACGCGCCACGCACTTTCGGGGGCTTCCTCTCCCGCGAAGTACGTTGCACACGGAGCGGTCGCGATGTGGAGCCACCGAGTGATGTCCGCCGGCCTGCCGCGAACGTGCAGGCGGTGACTGCATTCGTTTGCCATTGGGCGACCTCAAAACGAAGAAATGCAAACAGCTTAACCCAGATGTGCGGTATGAGAATGCTCGAAATCGCGCAATTGAGATGATTACGGAGAAGTATTGGTGTTTCTTCGGGTTGTCGCTGATGCGGTACTCGAGTCTTCTAGCCAATCGAATTGCTTCTTTTCGTGTCAATACGAACGGAGCGGTCGCAAATTCACTGGTTTACGGTCGCTCCGTTTCACTGGAACCGGTAGTATCGGTCCCTCTATGCCCGACTGAACGCGGGCTTGCGCTCGTCCTTCTCTTTCGTGACTTCGGGGGTCGGCTCCTCGACCGAGTCTTCGGTGCTGGGCGGTGCCGGGGTGGTCGGGTTCTTCAGTCGGTCCACGAACACGGCCATGCGGGTCAGCCCTTCGCGGAGTCGGCCCTCGTCGGTCGCGAAGCTCACGCGAACGTGGCCCGCGCCGCTCGGCCCGAACGCGACGCCGGGGCCGACCAGTACGCCCTCTTCCTTCAGCAACTTTTCCGCGAACGTGCGGCCGTTCACGTTCAAGCCCGAGACCGGCACCCACACGAAGTACCCGCCGCTGGGCTGTTCGGGCTCGAGGCCCATCGCGCGCAGGCGGTCCAGTGTGTACTGCCGCTTGGAGCTGAACCGCTCATTGATATCCGCTGACGTCGGTTCGGCGAGCAGCCGCGCCGCGGCCTGTTGGCACACCGGCGGAACGTAAGGCGCGCTCAAATTCGCGGTGAGCTGGCAAGCCCTGATAAGGTGCCGCGGACCGGCGAGCCAGCCGACGCGCATCCCGGGTTGCCCGAACTCCTGCGACACCGAACCGGCCGTGAGCGTGAGTCGGTCCGCGCCGGGCATCGTAGCCAGACCGCGCGGCTTATCGGGCCGGAACGCGGCAAACGACTCGTCCAGGTACACCAACACCCCGTACCCGCCCGCGATCCAGGCGATGTGTTCGAGGTCTTCGTTCGTGAGGCACCCGCCCGTGGGGTTGCCCGGGTCGGTCAGCACGAGCATCTTCGCGCCGCGCATCGCGCGCTCGAAAGTTGCCGCGATGTACCGGCACCGACCGTCTTCGGTCCACGTCGGCACCCAACGCACGTTCGCGTGCCGAGACTTGGTTCCCAGCGCGAAGAGCGGTGAACACGGGTCGAACATCACGACGCGGTCGCCGGGGTTCACGAACGCATCGAGTGCGGCCGTGAACGCGGCCGTAGCGCCGTGCGTCGCGAGGACGTCCGTGGCCGGGTTGACGGTGCGCCCGGTGGACTGGTACCGGTCGGCGATGATGCGGGCCAGCACGGGGAGCGTCGTGGGCACGCGGCCGGGGGCGGAAAACGCATCGGTGCGGCCCACGCTCACGGCCCCGCGTGCGGGCGGGGCGTCCGGCGTGGGCTGGTTCAGGTCGAGCACGTCGAGGTTCGGAACGTGCGCGACCATCGCCGGGTCGAGAAGGTCGTCCAGCGGCGCGGCCAGCACGCGATCCGAGTAGTATTTGAGGTACGCAGCGCCGCCGTCGGTGAGGCGCCGGGCGCGCGGGGTGAACCGCGCGAGCCGTGTGCGAACGAGCAGCTTCGTGAGCCAGAAGGGGATTGCCACGCTGGAGCCTCCGTGCGCTGGTGAGGGTGGAGATTGTGCCAGAACGGGTACCGCGGTGTAAAGCCCGGCTCAAATTGAGCGCGAACGCGCTGCGACAGCGATGGGCTCTTCCGCAAGAAATAATCGTGGAAGCCCCCGGGAGCTTTGTGCCTCTATTCCCGGGACGGACTTACTTCTGGAAGGTTCAGGCATGGCACACGAACCATCGACCGCGATCCTCGATCCCCTCCGGCGGCTCATTTCGCGGCAGACCGGCAGCGCGCTGACTGATGCGCAGTTGTTAGAGAATTTCGTTGCGCGGCGCGAAGAGGCGTCGTTCGAGGTGCTCCTTTGGCGCCACGGCGCGATGGTCCTCGCGCTGTGCAAGCGCGTGCTCCGCGATTCACACGAAGCCGAGGATGCGTTCCAGGCGACGTTTCTCGTGCTCGCGCGCAAGGCCGGTTCGATCGGGCGCGGTGAAGCGGTCGCGTGCTGGCTGTACAAGGTCGCGCACCGTATCGCCGTGCGCCTTCGGACGACGGCCGTGAAGCGACAACTCGGGACCGAATCACCGGACGCTGTTTTGGCCCCAGAAACGCCCGACGACGCGGAATGGCGCGACCTGCGCCCGGTACTCGATGACGAAATCGCGCGATTGCCGGACAAGTATCGCGCGCCCTTCGTTCTCTGCTATCTCGAAGGGCGCACCAACGAAGAGGCCGCAGCACAACTCGGTTGCCCAAAGGGAACCGTGTTGTCGCGTCTCTCCCGCGGGCGCGAGCGGTTGCGGGATCGACTCGCACGCCGCGGAGTCGCGCTCACGGCCAGTGCGCTGGCCATCACCCTTTCTCGAAATGCGGCCACGGCGACCGTTCCGCCCGCACTGGTGCCGACCACGATCAACGTCGCGATCCCGTTCGCGGCGGGCAAAGCGGGAAGTGAACGGGTTCCCGCACACATCGCCGCCCTCACCAACGGAGTGTTACGCGCGATGACGTTCAGGCACGTTAAGACCGCAGCGCTCGCTCTGGTCTCGCTTGTCGTTCTGGGGATCGGAGTCACCTGGGCGGCGTTCGACGATGGTGGCGCCCCCGGATCGGTTGAACCTCTTGTTCTGGTCGAAGAGCCGAAGGCACCGCCGACTGCGGACCCCAAAGTTGCGCCGTCCGTCGAGACCGAGCGGCCCGCTCCGCCCATTCGGGGGCGAGTGACTGATATTGCGAAAGATGGGAAGTCCGTCACCATCACCGGCGTGGCGGGTGCGTATGCGTGGTACGGCGGAAACCGCCTCCCAGAAGACCCGGAACCAACGGTGGTGGTCGTCAAATTGAGTGAAAAAACGGTCGTGACTTACCAGGGCGTTGGCATGAATGGGGCGAAATTCACGAGAGGCCACGATGCGTATGTGATGTTTGCTGGCGCCATGAAGGATATTGCAGCTACCATCGAGTTCAACGGATCGACACAAGTGCAACGGAATCAATCCATTAGCGGTAGCGTCGATGCGGTCGCGGATGATGGTAAGTCCTTCTCATTGGCACAAACGAGCATTCTGGGGCCTTTTCCCATTCGCCCATATGGTAATGCTAAAATTAGTGTGACGAAGATTGACATCCCATTTGATGACAAAACGGTGCTCACCTTCTCGAACGTCGCGCGGGGTAAGGCCAAGCTCACACCGAGTCATTACAGCACGGTGTGGTACGCGGACGACGGCCGAACCGCTGGTAAAGTGTTTTTCAATGGCCAGGACCCGGGGGGACGCGAGGGGAAGCTGCCGGATGTTGCAGGCACCGTCACGCGTGTGGCCGACGACAAGGCCATTGTGGTCGAGGTTCCTCCCAAACTAGCCGCAGAAGCCCCGACGCGGGTTGCGGTCCATTTGAATGACAAAACGACTGAAGTGTTTCGTGATGTGCCACTCGACGGCGCGAAAGCCGCTCCGGGCATGCAAGCGCAAGTGTGGCTCGCGGACGGATCGAAGGACACGGCCGCAAAGGTGACGTTCACCGGGAGCACCCCCGAGCGGTGGGCGATCGTGACCGGCAAGATTGTCTCGGTGGCGAAGGACGGCAAATCGTTCACGGTGGAATCGCCTCCGGCCAAACGCGGCGACCGGGCGAAACGCACGGAGGTGAAACTCGCCTCCGTGACGAAAGTTACGTTTAATGGGGTCGGGCCGGGGGAGGCCAAAGTGACGGAAGGACTTAACGTTTACGCTCGGATGCTCGATGACTACCCGGACACTGCCGCCGGTGTCACCTTCACGAAAGATGGCTGGCAACCAACAACCCTGTTCTGGTAACGCCGGGGCACTGGGGAACGCGAGCAAACAGCGGGTAGCCGTTCGTGCCGTCACAGGCGGCACGAACGGCTACCCGCTCATTTTTTGGCACATTCGCAAGCGTGCCGGCGCGCAACTCGGCACCGTGCGCGCGTTCCCCGCGTGTCAATGCCTATGATGACCCTATATGACCGACACTGTAATCATCGTGGACGACGAGGAATCCGTCCGCCGCACGTTCCATGAGTGGCTTGCGAGCGCGATGCCGGAGGCGCGCGTGTTCGCGGTCGCGGATTCGGAATCGGCGCTCCGGATCGCCAACGAACACGCGGTCGATCTCGCCGTCCTCGACTGGAACCTCGGGTCCGGGAGCGACGGGCTCCGGCTGCTCGAAGACCTCGTCGAGTTCCGGCCGGACGTGGTCGCCATCCTCGTCACCGGGTTCGCGCACCAAGCGACGCCGCTCGACGCGCTCCGCATGGGCGTGCGCGACTACATCGACAAGAACCAGGACTTGAACCGCGACACGTTCGTCGCGGCCGTTCGCCGGCAACTCGACCGCATCCGCCCGGTCAAGCAGCAGCGCGAACTGAACCTCCGGCTCGCCGCGTTCCGCGAAGCCGTCGAGAAGGTGCTGCCGATCGTCCAAACGTCGGCCGCGTTCAACGACCCGGTTCCGCTCCCGGCCGCGGTGAAATCCCTCCTGCGGTTCGTGATCCGTGGCACGCGCGCCGCGGACGGCGCGCTGATCGTGCGCCACACGGCGGCCGACGGCACCGAGTCCACGGTCGCTTACGGCTCGGACGGCGAGCCGCTGCCGGCCCCGCTGGTACCCTTCGGGCGGTCGCTCGCCGCGAGTGTCATTAGCTTTCAGGAACCGGTCGCGCTGAACGACTTCGACCCGAAGGCGCTCGGCCCTCTGGAACTGCTGCCGTTTGAAGCGAACCGCTCGTGTATTCTCGCGGCGCCGCTGCGCGTGGCGAGCGACACGGTTGTGGTCGTGGAACTGTTCGATAAGGCCGCGCCCGGGTTCAGTGACGAGGACCGGCGCCTGGTCACGTCCGCGGCCGAAGTCGGGACGGACCTCCTGCGCCAGGCGGTCGCGGAGCGACAAACGCACAAGCTGCTCTTCGACGCGGTAGACGCCGCGCTCCAGGCGACGGCGCACTTCAGCGACGCGCCGATGCTCTCGTCGGACGCCGCCGTTCCGCTCCCTTCGGTCATGGCCCGACTGAGGGAAGGGCTGGGAGCGGACTCGAACGCGACCGCCCCGCCGGAAACCACACTCCGGCTCGTGGAAGCGGTCCGAACGCTCGCCGTGAGGCACGGCCCGAGTGCCGTGGAGCACTGCGTTAAGGTGGTGAACGACCTCCGCGAACTCCTCGACGAAATCACTGGCAGCGCGTGACAGAGAAGCGTTTGTGACGGTATCAACAGGGCAGACGGGATCGAAGAGGAATCTGTACCGGACTTCTCCCGTCGATCCCGTTCACCCCGTCAAAAGCGCTTCTGGTTTGTTTTCTGCTGGAACTCTGATGACCGAAATGGCTCCCACCGTGTTCGACGAGATCTTCGCCCGGTTGACCCCGAACAGCATCTTTCAGGATGCCCGGGCGACCGGGGAGGGTATCGCCGTCGCCGTGATCGACTCCGGCGTGGAACGCGCCGTGCTCGAAACCAAGTTCCGCG
The Gemmata palustris DNA segment above includes these coding regions:
- a CDS encoding RNA polymerase sigma factor encodes the protein MAHEPSTAILDPLRRLISRQTGSALTDAQLLENFVARREEASFEVLLWRHGAMVLALCKRVLRDSHEAEDAFQATFLVLARKAGSIGRGEAVACWLYKVAHRIAVRLRTTAVKRQLGTESPDAVLAPETPDDAEWRDLRPVLDDEIARLPDKYRAPFVLCYLEGRTNEEAAAQLGCPKGTVLSRLSRGRERLRDRLARRGVALTASALAITLSRNAATATVPPALVPTTINVAIPFAAGKAGSERVPAHIAALTNGVLRAMTFRHVKTAALALVSLVVLGIGVTWAAFDDGGAPGSVEPLVLVEEPKAPPTADPKVAPSVETERPAPPIRGRVTDIAKDGKSVTITGVAGAYAWYGGNRLPEDPEPTVVVVKLSEKTVVTYQGVGMNGAKFTRGHDAYVMFAGAMKDIAATIEFNGSTQVQRNQSISGSVDAVADDGKSFSLAQTSILGPFPIRPYGNAKISVTKIDIPFDDKTVLTFSNVARGKAKLTPSHYSTVWYADDGRTAGKVFFNGQDPGGREGKLPDVAGTVTRVADDKAIVVEVPPKLAAEAPTRVAVHLNDKTTEVFRDVPLDGAKAAPGMQAQVWLADGSKDTAAKVTFTGSTPERWAIVTGKIVSVAKDGKSFTVESPPAKRGDRAKRTEVKLASVTKVTFNGVGPGEAKVTEGLNVYARMLDDYPDTAAGVTFTKDGWQPTTLFW
- a CDS encoding response regulator, whose product is MTDTVIIVDDEESVRRTFHEWLASAMPEARVFAVADSESALRIANEHAVDLAVLDWNLGSGSDGLRLLEDLVEFRPDVVAILVTGFAHQATPLDALRMGVRDYIDKNQDLNRDTFVAAVRRQLDRIRPVKQQRELNLRLAAFREAVEKVLPIVQTSAAFNDPVPLPAAVKSLLRFVIRGTRAADGALIVRHTAADGTESTVAYGSDGEPLPAPLVPFGRSLAASVISFQEPVALNDFDPKALGPLELLPFEANRSCILAAPLRVASDTVVVVELFDKAAPGFSDEDRRLVTSAAEVGTDLLRQAVAERQTHKLLFDAVDAALQATAHFSDAPMLSSDAAVPLPSVMARLREGLGADSNATAPPETTLRLVEAVRTLAVRHGPSAVEHCVKVVNDLRELLDEITGSA